The Moorena producens PAL-8-15-08-1 genomic interval CCGCAACCCTCTGCACTGTATACTTCCGGCGTATATGCTGCGGGAACTTTCAGAACAGGGAAGCCCTATACAGCGAGAACGGGCATTGAGCGCCCTAGTGGAATCTGGTCAGTTCCGTGGGGTGCGCCAGGAATTAGCTGACTTCTCGACACGACCCAGTGCCCGAGAACCAGGAGCAGCCAAACAACGGGTGATCTGTCATGCAGACTACCAAACTCGTTTACCTGGCCGTGAAGTCCGGGGGGAAGGAGACCCTGCCACAGGTGACACAGCAGTGGATGAAGCCTACGATGGTTCTGGAGCCACCTTTGATTTGTATCGTGACATTTACGAGCGGAACTCGATTGATGATCGCGGGATGGTTTTGACCTCAACGGTTCATTATGGGAGCGGTTTTGACAACGCCTTCTGGAATGGCCGACAGATGACCTATGGGGATGGGGATGAAGATTTGCCAGAAGAGGAGAGACTCTTCAATCGCTTTACTATCGCCATCGATATTATTGGTCATGAGCTGACCCATGGGGTGGTCCAATATGAAGCGGGACTGGTCTATCGGGATCAACCAGGTGCTCTCAACGAACACTTCGCTGATGTGTTCGGGATCCTAGTTAAGCAACGGACACTGAACCAAACTGCTAGTGAATCGGATTGGGTGATTGGAGCTGGTCTGTTTAGTGAGAATGTCAATGCTATAGGCATTCGCTCCATGAAAGAACCAGGGAGTGCTTATAACGACCCCAGACTAGGTAAAGACCCTCAACCAGGTCATATGAGAGACATCTATACCGGGTCTCAAGATAATGGTGGGGTTCATATCAATTCTGGTATCCCGAACCGAGCCTTCTACATTGCTGCTCTGGAAATTGGTGGATACGCTTGGGATAAGGCCGGTTGGATCTGGTATCTTACCTTGAGGGATAAGCTGGGTACCACCTCAGAATTTAAGGATGCTGCCAGAGAGACATACAAGGTGGCAGGAGACCGATTTGGTGTTGGCAGCCTCGAACAAAAAGCTGTCCGTAAAGGTTGGGAAGAGATAGGTGTTGAGATTATTGAAGAGGCTCCGAAACCTCAACCCCCTGAACCCCCAGGATGCTCCGCAGGTGCGCCAGACTTTATCAGGTCTTTCTTCACCCCCTCTCCTTAAGGATAAGTAATTCTGTTGTAACTTAAATCTTGCAGCAGCTTGTAGGGTGGGCAGTGGCTGTTAGCGATGCACCAAGCTACCTGTAGGGTGGGCAAGGTTTTGCCCACCCTACCCATGGATTCTGTGCGTAAGTCCTGTCACTATGGTGCAAGATCTAAGAAGTAAAGACTATGGGGGTGTTATGAAAATATACTTTGAGCGTAGTGGCGGTTTTATGGGGATGAATATGGCAACTGAGGTTGATACTGAATCCCTATCGCCAGAAGAAGCTAATCAGGTGGAAGCTATGATTAATACTGCTAGTTTCTTTGAGCTACCAGCCCAGCTGATGTCATCAATACCGGGTGCCGATCAGTTTAGCTACAAACTGACAGTGGAAGTCGCTGGACGGAAAAAAACTGTGGAAATTGGTGATACAGCAGTTCCAGATATCCTGCAACCTTTGCTAAGACGCTTGACCACTATAGCAAGGTCAAGGTCGAATTAAGAATTTAGAATTAAGAATTAAGAATTAAGAATTTAGAATTAAGAATTAAAAATTAAAAATTAAGAATGGATAATTAAGAACTTAGAGTGGATAATTAAGAATTTAGAGTGGATAATTAAGAATTAAGATATGGATAACTGATTATCGAGAATGTAGGCATAATTCCAAATTCTAAATTCTACATTCTTCATTCTAAATTCTAAATTCTGCATTCTGCATTCTTCATTCTTCATTCTTCATTCTTCATTCTTCATTCTTCATTCTTCATTCTTCATTCTTCATTCTTCATTCTTCATTCTAAATTCTTCATTCTAAAATAACGTAGTCG includes:
- a CDS encoding M4 family metallopeptidase, with the protein product MLRELSEQGSPIQRERALSALVESGQFRGVRQELADFSTRPSAREPGAAKQRVICHADYQTRLPGREVRGEGDPATGDTAVDEAYDGSGATFDLYRDIYERNSIDDRGMVLTSTVHYGSGFDNAFWNGRQMTYGDGDEDLPEEERLFNRFTIAIDIIGHELTHGVVQYEAGLVYRDQPGALNEHFADVFGILVKQRTLNQTASESDWVIGAGLFSENVNAIGIRSMKEPGSAYNDPRLGKDPQPGHMRDIYTGSQDNGGVHINSGIPNRAFYIAALEIGGYAWDKAGWIWYLTLRDKLGTTSEFKDAARETYKVAGDRFGVGSLEQKAVRKGWEEIGVEIIEEAPKPQPPEPPGCSAGAPDFIRSFFTPSP
- a CDS encoding protealysin inhibitor emfourin, encoding MVQDLRSKDYGGVMKIYFERSGGFMGMNMATEVDTESLSPEEANQVEAMINTASFFELPAQLMSSIPGADQFSYKLTVEVAGRKKTVEIGDTAVPDILQPLLRRLTTIARSRSN